One genomic region from Nitrospira sp. encodes:
- a CDS encoding Mrp/NBP35 family ATP-binding protein yields MADEHSHGVQQPQAKDNLIPGVKQVIAVSSGKGGVGKSTVAANLACALAVAGAKVGLLDADLYGPNIPMMMGSTAGPEQKDGKILPVENYGVKLISMAFLVPEEAPLVWRGPMVHQYLQAFFRDVLWGDLDYLLIDLPPGTGDVQLSLSQMVPLAGAITVTTPQEVALYDVRKGMAMFQKVNVPLLGIVENMSYFVCGHCGERTEIFSHGGGERAAAKLGVPFLGRIPIDPAIRDGGDTGHPIVVADPASPQAEAFRGIAKKIMGELGGAGKAGPSIDSLLKKIKQPFSSN; encoded by the coding sequence ATGGCTGACGAACATAGTCATGGGGTGCAGCAGCCTCAGGCAAAAGATAATTTGATCCCTGGAGTGAAACAGGTCATCGCGGTGAGCAGTGGAAAAGGCGGGGTTGGGAAATCAACCGTGGCGGCGAACCTGGCCTGTGCGTTAGCCGTGGCTGGTGCCAAGGTCGGACTCTTGGATGCCGACCTTTACGGCCCCAATATTCCCATGATGATGGGGAGCACAGCCGGACCGGAACAGAAAGACGGTAAGATCCTTCCTGTCGAGAATTACGGGGTGAAGCTGATTTCCATGGCGTTTCTGGTGCCGGAGGAAGCCCCGCTGGTTTGGCGTGGTCCAATGGTCCATCAGTATCTGCAAGCGTTCTTCCGCGACGTGCTCTGGGGGGACCTGGATTATTTACTCATTGACTTGCCGCCTGGTACCGGTGACGTGCAGCTTTCTTTGTCACAGATGGTTCCGTTGGCCGGAGCGATTACGGTGACCACGCCGCAAGAAGTGGCGCTCTACGACGTTCGTAAGGGCATGGCGATGTTTCAAAAAGTAAATGTCCCGCTCCTAGGGATCGTGGAAAACATGAGCTACTTTGTCTGTGGTCACTGCGGTGAGCGGACCGAGATCTTTTCGCATGGAGGAGGGGAGCGGGCTGCGGCCAAGCTTGGTGTGCCGTTCCTGGGACGGATCCCAATCGATCCCGCTATTAGGGATGGTGGGGATACGGGTCATCCAATCGTCGTGGCCGATCCAGCGTCTCCTCAGGCCGAGGCGTTTCGGGGTATTGCAAAGAAAATCATGGGAGAGCTAGGTGGCGCCGGGAAGGCCGGCCCGTCCATCGATAGTTTGCTCAAGAAGATCAAGCAGCCGTTCAGCAGCAATTGA
- a CDS encoding Rieske 2Fe-2S domain-containing protein — translation MAEFVRVAATADVKPGHGIVAEANGTTLAVFNVDGTIHAINNTCCHREGPLGEGELEGNIVTCPWHGWRYNVTTGACVNNPSAKVATYQVKIEGDDVKVLLEQ, via the coding sequence ATGGCGGAGTTCGTGCGAGTGGCAGCTACAGCAGATGTAAAACCTGGGCATGGTATTGTGGCAGAAGCGAATGGGACGACACTGGCCGTATTTAATGTGGATGGGACGATCCACGCGATCAACAATACCTGTTGTCATCGAGAGGGCCCATTGGGAGAGGGAGAGCTGGAAGGCAACATCGTCACCTGCCCTTGGCACGGATGGCGATACAATGTGACCACTGGGGCTTGCGTGAATAACCCTTCTGCAAAGGTTGCGACGTATCAAGTAAAGATTGAAGGTGATGATGTGAAAGTATTACTTGAACAATGA
- the lipA gene encoding lipoyl synthase, with protein sequence MSFIPLDRLRSASVTGSHPSPVSRPRLPSWFKVQAKTGPNYLDIKQTMERLTLHTICEEAGCPNRWECWNARTATFLILGDICTRRCHYCSVETGRPNPVDEREPGRVAEAVRALGLRHAVITSVNRDELPDGGAWVFAETIRQTRRLNPDCTIEVLIPDFEGNEAALATVCAEKPEILNHNIETVRRLFPSIRPQGKYQRSIELLARAKEHGMRTKSGLILGMGETLDEAREVMRDLRAVECDIMTIGQYLQPTRDHLPVARFYDPSEFALLKEKGLAMGFTHVESGPLVRSSYHAEQQVSSS encoded by the coding sequence TTGAGCTTTATTCCTCTTGATCGTCTTCGGTCCGCTTCAGTTACGGGCTCTCACCCCTCACCCGTCAGCCGACCCCGCCTTCCTTCCTGGTTTAAGGTCCAGGCCAAGACTGGTCCGAATTACCTCGATATCAAGCAGACCATGGAGCGGCTCACGCTCCATACGATCTGCGAGGAGGCCGGCTGTCCGAACCGGTGGGAATGTTGGAATGCCCGTACTGCCACCTTCCTTATTCTGGGCGATATCTGTACCAGACGTTGCCACTATTGTTCCGTCGAGACCGGAAGGCCGAATCCAGTGGATGAGAGGGAACCAGGTCGTGTTGCGGAAGCAGTGCGAGCCCTCGGCCTGCGCCATGCCGTGATCACCTCGGTGAATCGTGACGAATTGCCTGATGGTGGAGCCTGGGTCTTTGCGGAAACAATCAGGCAGACCAGGCGGCTGAATCCAGACTGTACGATTGAAGTATTGATTCCGGATTTCGAAGGCAATGAAGCGGCGCTCGCGACTGTCTGTGCCGAGAAGCCTGAAATTTTGAATCACAATATTGAAACCGTCCGGCGACTCTTCCCTTCAATCAGACCCCAAGGGAAGTATCAACGATCAATTGAACTCCTTGCGAGGGCGAAGGAGCATGGGATGAGAACGAAATCCGGTTTGATCTTAGGGATGGGAGAGACACTCGACGAAGCGCGCGAAGTCATGCGCGATCTCCGAGCGGTCGAGTGCGATATCATGACCATCGGCCAATATCTCCAACCGACGAGAGACCATCTGCCCGTCGCCCGGTTCTACGATCCCTCTGAGTTTGCCTTGCTGAAAGAAAAGGGCCTTGCCATGGGTTTCACTCATGTGGAATCAGGTCCGCTCGTCCGCAGCTCTTATCACGCGGAGCAGCAGGTTTCGAGCAGCTAG
- a CDS encoding addiction module protein: protein MPKSVAELEQEANRLPKKDRAVLAHHLIASIDPGEDVDAEAAWLEEAERRYQAYRQGKLAGKPAGQVFREAKSKLR from the coding sequence ATGCCAAAATCTGTCGCTGAATTAGAACAAGAGGCAAATCGTCTACCGAAGAAGGATCGTGCGGTCTTGGCGCATCATCTCATCGCAAGCATCGATCCGGGAGAAGATGTCGATGCAGAAGCGGCTTGGCTAGAGGAGGCCGAACGTCGTTATCAGGCATACCGACAAGGGAAGTTGGCAGGTAAACCCGCCGGACAAGTTTTTCGCGAAGCCAAATCCAAGCTCAGATGA
- a CDS encoding type II toxin-antitoxin system RelE/ParE family toxin has protein sequence MTVAIFLPPAEEEMIAAAQYYQCQSAGLGSEFLSEVERTVAAILVHPEAAPKVKKDIRRRLLKRFPFGILYAVAADEVVIVAVMHLRRRPGYWEDRLHS, from the coding sequence ATGACTGTGGCTATCTTTCTTCCTCCCGCCGAGGAGGAAATGATTGCCGCCGCCCAGTATTATCAGTGCCAATCAGCCGGGCTGGGATCAGAATTTCTCAGTGAGGTCGAAAGGACGGTGGCCGCTATCCTGGTCCATCCGGAAGCCGCGCCAAAAGTGAAGAAGGATATCAGACGACGGCTGCTGAAACGTTTTCCATTTGGGATTCTGTACGCGGTTGCCGCTGATGAAGTCGTCATAGTCGCGGTCATGCATCTTCGACGTCGGCCTGGGTATTGGGAAGATCGGCTCCATTCTTGA
- a CDS encoding patatin-like phospholipase family protein, with protein sequence MSLRHTACTALTCALVLALQACAHYPVNAPKEGDKSTTAYGFNYQASGNNTDSLFVCLAFSGGGTRAAALSYGVLEKLRATRITWKGVEKSLLEEVDCISSISGGSFTAAYYGLFGDRIFQEFRDKFLNVNIQRALLWRLFNPMNCVRLASPYFDRIDLAAEYYDQHVFDEKTFASLSEPSRRPFIILNATNMVNGERFEFTQEQFDFLMSDLNSVPVARAVAASSAFPFLLSPITLKNYPHTGFELPKDYKGGLEDYDTNRRRYYWAKNRMIYMDDRKLPYLHLMDGGLGDNIGLRPIEAAYQHTSGFIRKLVNEGKIEKFVVIVVNARTIEKDEISQDESAPGLFTVASKTATIAMDNYSVEMIEMIKDLRAERVRSQKSIAACQKRLDQCPNALPLPKLATEIDPYVIEVNFEALKDPERRAYFLSLQTSFWLTDEHVEKLIEVGPDVPLLISWTLG encoded by the coding sequence TTGAGCTTAAGGCATACCGCCTGTACTGCCCTAACCTGTGCTCTCGTTCTTGCGCTTCAGGCCTGTGCACACTATCCGGTAAACGCTCCGAAAGAGGGTGACAAGTCCACCACAGCCTATGGATTCAACTATCAAGCAAGCGGCAACAATACGGACTCGTTATTTGTCTGTCTGGCCTTTTCGGGTGGAGGTACCCGAGCGGCAGCCCTCTCGTATGGAGTGCTGGAGAAATTAAGAGCCACGCGCATTACATGGAAGGGAGTAGAGAAAAGCCTCCTCGAAGAAGTGGACTGCATCTCATCGATTTCCGGCGGTTCGTTTACCGCCGCCTATTACGGCCTGTTTGGAGATCGGATCTTTCAGGAGTTTCGAGATAAGTTCCTGAACGTCAATATTCAACGTGCCCTCCTCTGGCGACTGTTCAATCCGATGAATTGTGTGAGACTGGCCTCGCCCTATTTTGACAGAATCGATCTGGCCGCCGAATATTACGATCAGCACGTTTTTGACGAAAAAACCTTCGCGTCGCTTTCCGAGCCTTCCCGTCGGCCATTTATCATCCTCAATGCTACTAATATGGTGAATGGAGAACGATTCGAGTTCACGCAAGAGCAGTTCGACTTCTTAATGTCTGACTTGAATAGTGTTCCGGTCGCACGGGCAGTCGCCGCGTCTTCGGCCTTTCCGTTCTTACTGAGCCCCATCACGCTCAAGAACTATCCGCACACAGGATTCGAACTACCGAAAGACTACAAAGGAGGACTTGAGGATTACGACACCAATCGGCGTCGCTACTATTGGGCCAAGAACCGTATGATCTATATGGATGACCGGAAGTTGCCTTATCTGCATTTGATGGATGGCGGGCTCGGCGATAATATCGGCCTTCGCCCCATCGAAGCCGCCTATCAACACACCAGTGGCTTTATCAGGAAGTTGGTGAACGAGGGCAAGATCGAGAAGTTCGTCGTGATCGTCGTCAATGCCCGTACCATTGAAAAGGATGAGATCAGCCAAGACGAGAGTGCACCAGGATTGTTCACTGTGGCATCGAAGACTGCCACGATTGCCATGGACAATTATAGCGTCGAGATGATCGAGATGATCAAGGACCTGAGGGCAGAGCGCGTGAGGTCACAGAAGAGTATCGCCGCGTGCCAAAAACGATTAGACCAATGCCCCAATGCACTACCACTCCCAAAACTCGCGACCGAGATCGATCCCTATGTTATCGAGGTCAACTTCGAAGCGCTGAAGGATCCCGAACGCCGCGCCTACTTCCTCTCTCTCCAAACGAGCTTTTGGTTAACAGATGAACATGTGGAGAAGCTGATCGAAGTAGGACCTGATGTACCGCTCCTGATTTCTTGGACACTGGGTTGA
- a CDS encoding HEPN domain-containing protein, whose protein sequence is MKDRSALARGWFRKADSDLADARRTAASEGPYDTSCFHAQQAVEKYLKGVLAWRSLEIPRTHDLEELQRFLGVGSRLAIIRFGLGF, encoded by the coding sequence ATGAAAGATAGGTCGGCTCTGGCCCGAGGGTGGTTTCGCAAGGCCGACAGCGACCTTGCAGATGCCCGGCGCACTGCCGCCAGTGAAGGTCCCTACGACACCTCGTGCTTCCATGCCCAGCAAGCCGTCGAGAAGTATTTGAAAGGTGTACTAGCCTGGAGGAGCCTGGAGATTCCCCGCACGCACGACTTGGAGGAGCTTCAGCGGTTTCTGGGAGTGGGGTCGCGTCTTGCAATCATACGGTTCGGTTTGGGGTTCTGA
- a CDS encoding HigA family addiction module antitoxin, translating to MARKGMKIGMTPSHPGGFIKTEILDELRLSITKAAAILGVRRATFSDLVHEKAALSPEMALRLEKAFHLKMEMLLQMQAWYDSNEMRKQARKIKIEPFVPA from the coding sequence ATGGCACGAAAAGGCATGAAAATCGGCATGACGCCTTCCCATCCGGGCGGCTTCATCAAAACAGAAATTCTGGACGAGCTGAGGCTCAGCATAACTAAGGCCGCTGCAATCTTGGGCGTGCGCCGGGCTACGTTTTCCGACTTGGTGCATGAAAAGGCGGCGCTCTCCCCTGAAATGGCGTTGCGGCTGGAAAAAGCCTTTCATCTGAAGATGGAGATGCTGCTCCAGATGCAGGCCTGGTATGACAGCAACGAGATGCGCAAGCAGGCCCGGAAAATCAAGATCGAGCCCTTTGTCCCCGCATAA
- a CDS encoding class I SAM-dependent methyltransferase — protein MNRHVTRWPLPQHDYWSTPFAESLLQHLDLRPGLRILDVASGHGIPAFYLAEQVGPTGEVLATDVNVGQVARARAIQGSQLPWLRFECMDIRSLPPDLPTFDRVTGNLSVMFFRPNRFEAVRGLVERLNPGGQLVLTFPSYGTFDSLWQRVDQAMIHLGLTEERARFQTYLNERPSVQEGRDWFESLNLERIEVIEYPLEVATGPGHEFLHHPLLRGGFLDDVYECFEDPSLADQFMLEISQDITQFTPLIAQRCVLSGWKRNPNADCEG, from the coding sequence ATGAACCGGCATGTTACGCGCTGGCCCTTGCCGCAGCACGACTATTGGTCCACGCCGTTCGCCGAATCGTTGCTGCAGCACCTCGACCTTCGACCAGGACTGCGGATCCTGGATGTCGCATCCGGCCACGGCATTCCTGCCTTCTACCTCGCCGAACAGGTTGGCCCCACTGGTGAAGTGCTGGCCACGGATGTGAATGTCGGTCAGGTCGCTCGTGCCAGGGCGATTCAAGGATCACAGCTACCATGGCTCCGCTTCGAATGTATGGACATTCGATCTCTGCCTCCTGATCTACCGACCTTCGATCGCGTGACAGGGAATCTCTCCGTCATGTTCTTTCGCCCTAATCGGTTCGAGGCCGTCCGTGGACTCGTCGAACGGCTCAACCCAGGGGGTCAGCTCGTCCTGACCTTTCCTTCTTATGGAACATTCGATTCACTGTGGCAGCGAGTGGATCAAGCAATGATCCACCTTGGTTTAACCGAAGAGCGCGCGCGATTTCAGACCTATTTGAACGAACGGCCTTCGGTGCAGGAAGGGCGAGATTGGTTCGAATCTCTCAATCTTGAACGAATCGAGGTCATTGAGTATCCGCTCGAAGTCGCGACTGGTCCAGGCCATGAGTTTCTCCATCACCCGCTACTTCGTGGAGGCTTTCTCGACGACGTGTACGAATGTTTTGAAGATCCATCTCTCGCCGACCAGTTCATGTTAGAAATCTCACAAGACATTACCCAATTCACCCCGCTGATCGCGCAACGATGTGTCCTCTCAGGGTGGAAACGGAATCCGAATGCTGATTGCGAGGGTTAG
- the pgm gene encoding phosphoglucomutase (alpha-D-glucose-1,6-bisphosphate-dependent), translating to MAIHPFAGQPAPPSILVDVEKLLSAYWTEKPDASLQEQRVSFGTSGHRGSSFRRSFNENHIVAITQAICEYRAAQHTTGPLYLGKDTHALSEPAVTTAIEVLAANGVDVMIDQNDGYTPTPVISHAILVYNRGRTSGLADGIVITPSHNPPEDGGIKYNPPNGGPADTQITKWIEDRANALLAANLQGVKRLRIEQARQASTTHWHDYIGAYVSDLNNVVDMDAIKSARLKLGIDPLGGSGVAYWQPIAERYGLNIENVNPTIDPTFRFMPLDWDGKIRMDCSSPYAMANLIALKDRFDVAFGNDADNDRHGIVTRSGLMNPNHYLAVSIAYLFANRPGWKSDAGIGKTLVSSSLIDRVAAKLKRKLVEVPVGFKWFVNGLLDGSLGFGGEESAGASFLRKDGTVWSTDKDGIIMDLLAAEMMAKTGHDPSELYRDLTNELGEPVYERIDAPATPEQKTILSKLSPDQVRATQLAGDKITAMLTKAPGNGAAIGGLKVVTDNGWFAARPSGTEDVYKLYAESFRGKKHLKRIQEEAQALIAGALASPT from the coding sequence ATGGCTATTCATCCTTTCGCCGGCCAACCAGCACCTCCCTCCATCCTCGTGGACGTGGAAAAACTCTTGTCCGCCTACTGGACTGAGAAACCGGATGCCTCGCTCCAAGAACAACGCGTGTCGTTCGGTACCTCAGGGCACCGTGGCTCTTCCTTCAGGCGAAGCTTCAATGAGAACCATATCGTGGCAATCACTCAGGCAATTTGCGAATACCGGGCGGCACAGCACACGACCGGGCCACTCTATTTGGGAAAAGATACGCACGCACTGTCTGAGCCGGCCGTTACGACTGCGATCGAGGTCCTCGCGGCGAACGGTGTCGATGTCATGATCGACCAGAATGATGGCTACACGCCGACACCTGTGATCTCTCATGCAATCCTCGTCTACAACCGTGGCCGAACCTCCGGTCTGGCTGACGGGATTGTCATCACGCCATCGCACAATCCCCCGGAAGACGGCGGCATTAAGTACAACCCGCCGAACGGTGGACCTGCTGATACACAGATCACTAAATGGATCGAGGATCGAGCCAATGCCCTTCTGGCCGCCAACCTCCAAGGAGTGAAACGCCTTCGGATTGAACAGGCTCGACAGGCATCGACCACACATTGGCACGACTACATTGGGGCCTACGTGAGCGATCTGAACAACGTGGTCGACATGGATGCCATCAAGTCCGCGAGGCTGAAGCTTGGGATCGATCCGCTCGGTGGGTCCGGGGTGGCCTACTGGCAGCCGATTGCCGAACGCTACGGGTTGAATATCGAGAATGTGAATCCAACAATCGATCCGACTTTTCGCTTCATGCCATTGGATTGGGATGGCAAGATCCGTATGGACTGTTCATCGCCCTATGCCATGGCCAATCTCATCGCGCTAAAAGATCGGTTCGACGTCGCCTTCGGTAATGATGCAGACAATGACCGACATGGGATCGTCACTCGTTCCGGCTTGATGAATCCGAACCATTACCTGGCTGTCTCGATTGCCTACCTCTTTGCCAACCGTCCAGGCTGGAAATCCGACGCTGGGATCGGCAAGACCTTAGTCAGCAGCAGCCTCATTGACCGAGTGGCTGCAAAACTCAAACGGAAACTGGTAGAAGTACCAGTTGGCTTCAAGTGGTTCGTGAACGGCCTGCTCGACGGGTCCCTCGGCTTTGGTGGTGAGGAAAGCGCCGGCGCGTCATTCTTACGGAAAGATGGGACAGTATGGTCGACTGATAAAGACGGCATCATCATGGATTTACTGGCTGCCGAAATGATGGCCAAGACCGGTCATGATCCATCCGAGTTGTATCGAGACCTCACAAATGAACTGGGCGAGCCGGTCTATGAACGGATAGACGCTCCGGCCACACCGGAGCAGAAAACGATTCTGTCGAAGCTGTCACCCGATCAAGTCAGAGCAACGCAGCTAGCCGGTGACAAGATCACGGCCATGCTCACCAAGGCTCCCGGCAATGGCGCAGCCATCGGTGGTTTGAAAGTTGTGACAGACAACGGATGGTTCGCCGCAAGGCCATCAGGCACGGAAGACGTGTACAAGCTGTATGCCGAGAGTTTCAGAGGAAAGAAACACCTTAAGCGGATTCAAGAGGAAGCACAAGCCCTCATCGCCGGCGCATTGGCCTCTCCCACATGA
- a CDS encoding AsmA-like C-terminal domain-containing protein: MSRLRLVVLILVLVVLAGAFLSFSRELTGQNYLKDFVLDQLEESLGRKIDVHHVKFVIFPRIRVELSEITIHDPQSDQVVLTAKRVDLVLRLLPLLKKQVVGKRLLIEEPTLTLRRNERGHWNLLDGLNGQADTDQQTMELMARTFMIREATLVNGTITVVDAARPDGIRSIKLEHVEFKLLVRADRNLAELHLSADHQGQGESGLSALSLDGVVKRAEPALSLSGEETTESATGFQLEGQIDAADLRIRDAADFLGPRPVSKNLQGALNLKGTVRVMPGVAGYDMVLSDMTAHLNNIGLKGKANLAGLLTPQPTFAVTFSSSPVALPQLLKTIPPDWIHPQLPALLVDRQIDGKVQVMNATLTGAATAGPQLSVIGEFHVSDGQGLIGRDRIAAKDLAAVVVVETGRVRITKVSGMYGVMHITGGKGEVSFSDAGPWAELELTGTATATHLFEFLMRTVKAELVTQFLAGIRDAEGTAQATVRLVGPLGHSGGITFAGGEITVGQVSLTHVNWPERLTGMQGRVVFADGSTQLDQITGRFGGSDVQVQGTITGGGTSRFQDFVIRTRGDAAQVMRLFHVTALGQRAFEGTISSMVAFSGSTARPHLRGSVVLDDAKVAVGAMEKPVGPHATVEFEGVMPQATTIKLHRVELVLPSLTIPAKGTMQFGNGVMIDMAVATGTVSVASLPEWISKGGLEAGNLEVSLDVKGREMDWRTWRIAGWMGLTNGLMQAKGIDGHLQDLYARVKFARNEVELKRLSFKVHGSDVAIEAAIQNWMTKPIVTGKIESNQLDLSLVIPKGERTPIREFLETLAATSHLTMSASIARGHYRHMKVGGLTARINILDGVLDIDRLSAESTHGQVAGRLVVHLPRKAPADFDLSFRATGVEFEDLVSLTNAQVHGVSGEVRFSGVLRGHGRNPHGVYPSLNGKVELLLENGRILKSNERAVWKIISLLNLPAVLQGKVDLEKEGLPYNRISATVAIQDGMFQTESLIIDSPILKITAAGNYDLPTDQLDLVVAVSPFGSYSQFLKTIPLFGRIVAGDRKGIATAMFTVKGAMEDPEVTYLPVKSFASGLSGLAQLAVDVLTNTLTLPIDLVTPDEESGVRPKDMTSSPAPAVP, translated from the coding sequence GTGTCCCGTCTTCGGCTTGTCGTCCTCATATTGGTCCTCGTCGTATTGGCCGGAGCGTTCCTCTCCTTTTCGAGGGAGCTGACTGGTCAAAACTATCTCAAGGACTTTGTTCTCGATCAACTCGAGGAGAGTCTGGGCCGGAAAATCGACGTTCATCACGTCAAGTTCGTCATCTTCCCTCGTATTCGTGTAGAACTCTCCGAAATCACGATTCATGATCCTCAATCAGATCAAGTCGTACTGACGGCTAAGCGAGTCGATCTTGTTCTGCGTCTCTTGCCGCTCCTCAAGAAACAAGTCGTCGGAAAGCGACTGTTGATTGAGGAACCGACGCTGACCCTCCGGCGGAACGAACGCGGTCATTGGAATCTCCTGGACGGGTTAAACGGGCAAGCGGATACCGACCAGCAAACGATGGAGCTGATGGCGCGGACGTTCATGATCAGAGAGGCGACGCTCGTCAACGGAACGATCACCGTTGTTGATGCTGCCAGACCTGACGGCATTCGGTCCATCAAGTTAGAGCATGTCGAGTTTAAGTTGCTGGTCCGTGCTGATCGCAACCTCGCCGAATTGCACCTGTCGGCGGATCATCAAGGACAAGGAGAATCAGGCCTATCCGCTCTGTCGCTGGATGGTGTCGTCAAACGAGCAGAACCAGCGCTGTCGTTGTCCGGCGAGGAGACGACGGAATCGGCCACAGGATTTCAGCTTGAAGGACAGATCGACGCCGCCGATCTCAGGATACGGGACGCAGCCGACTTTCTCGGTCCCAGGCCGGTTTCGAAGAATCTTCAAGGAGCATTGAACCTCAAGGGTACCGTCCGCGTCATGCCGGGGGTTGCCGGATATGACATGGTCTTGTCCGACATGACCGCGCATTTGAACAACATTGGGCTGAAAGGAAAGGCCAATCTGGCCGGCCTTCTGACTCCTCAGCCGACGTTTGCCGTCACGTTCAGCAGTTCTCCTGTTGCTCTTCCTCAGCTCCTGAAAACCATTCCTCCAGACTGGATCCATCCGCAGCTTCCAGCCTTGCTGGTTGATCGACAGATCGACGGCAAGGTGCAAGTGATGAATGCGACGCTTACCGGGGCCGCAACGGCCGGTCCCCAACTTTCGGTGATCGGGGAGTTTCATGTCAGCGACGGGCAAGGTTTGATCGGCCGTGATCGGATAGCCGCGAAAGACCTTGCTGCGGTGGTGGTGGTCGAGACAGGACGTGTTCGTATCACCAAAGTAAGCGGAATGTATGGGGTGATGCATATCACCGGTGGAAAAGGGGAGGTGTCGTTTAGTGACGCAGGTCCCTGGGCGGAACTGGAGCTCACGGGAACGGCGACGGCCACGCATCTCTTCGAGTTTCTGATGAGAACCGTGAAAGCGGAGCTAGTCACGCAGTTTTTGGCCGGTATCCGTGACGCTGAGGGTACGGCGCAGGCGACGGTTCGCCTTGTAGGACCGTTGGGACATTCCGGCGGGATCACATTTGCCGGTGGAGAGATTACGGTTGGCCAAGTCAGTCTCACCCATGTGAATTGGCCGGAGCGTTTGACCGGGATGCAGGGAAGGGTTGTCTTCGCCGATGGGTCCACACAGTTGGATCAAATCACCGGCCGTTTCGGCGGGAGCGATGTCCAAGTCCAAGGGACGATCACCGGAGGAGGGACAAGTCGGTTCCAAGACTTTGTGATTCGCACACGCGGTGATGCGGCGCAGGTGATGCGGCTGTTCCACGTCACGGCGCTCGGACAGCGTGCGTTCGAGGGTACGATCAGCTCGATGGTGGCGTTCTCCGGTTCCACGGCGAGACCTCATCTCCGCGGGTCCGTTGTGTTGGATGATGCAAAGGTGGCGGTTGGAGCAATGGAAAAACCCGTCGGCCCTCACGCCACGGTGGAGTTCGAGGGCGTCATGCCCCAGGCTACCACCATAAAGCTGCATCGCGTGGAGCTGGTTCTGCCATCTTTGACCATTCCCGCGAAAGGAACGATGCAGTTTGGGAATGGCGTCATGATCGATATGGCGGTGGCAACCGGCACAGTGTCGGTTGCCAGTCTGCCTGAATGGATATCCAAAGGTGGGCTTGAGGCTGGCAACCTCGAAGTTTCGCTCGATGTCAAAGGAAGAGAGATGGATTGGCGGACGTGGAGAATTGCCGGATGGATGGGGTTAACGAATGGGTTGATGCAGGCAAAAGGGATCGATGGGCACTTACAGGATCTCTATGCTCGTGTCAAGTTTGCCCGCAACGAGGTCGAACTGAAGCGGCTGTCGTTTAAGGTTCACGGTAGCGACGTTGCCATAGAAGCCGCGATTCAAAATTGGATGACGAAACCGATCGTCACCGGCAAGATCGAATCAAACCAATTAGATTTGAGCTTGGTCATTCCGAAGGGTGAACGGACTCCGATCCGTGAATTCCTTGAAACTCTGGCGGCCACCAGTCACCTTACGATGTCCGCATCCATCGCACGGGGGCATTATCGGCATATGAAAGTCGGCGGGCTTACCGCGCGAATCAATATTCTGGACGGGGTGCTTGACATCGATCGTCTTTCCGCTGAGTCAACCCATGGGCAAGTGGCTGGACGGCTGGTGGTGCACCTTCCCCGAAAGGCACCGGCGGACTTTGATCTTTCATTCCGGGCTACCGGCGTAGAATTTGAAGACCTGGTGAGCCTGACCAATGCTCAGGTCCATGGCGTATCAGGAGAGGTTCGCTTCAGCGGCGTGCTTCGCGGTCATGGGCGCAATCCCCATGGGGTCTATCCCTCGTTAAACGGAAAAGTCGAGTTGTTGTTGGAAAATGGTCGTATCCTGAAATCGAACGAGCGGGCAGTATGGAAGATTATTAGTTTGCTGAACCTCCCGGCTGTGTTGCAGGGAAAGGTGGATCTTGAAAAGGAGGGGCTGCCCTACAACAGGATTTCCGCGACCGTTGCCATTCAAGATGGGATGTTTCAGACGGAAAGTCTGATCATCGACAGCCCGATTCTGAAAATTACGGCTGCCGGGAATTACGACCTGCCGACCGATCAGCTGGATCTAGTCGTTGCCGTGAGTCCGTTTGGGTCATACTCACAATTCCTCAAGACGATTCCACTCTTTGGGCGAATCGTTGCGGGCGATCGCAAGGGTATCGCCACGGCGATGTTCACTGTGAAGGGAGCGATGGAAGATCCAGAAGTGACCTATCTGCCGGTGAAGTCCTTTGCGTCCGGCCTGTCGGGGTTGGCCCAACTCGCGGTCGATGTCTTAACAAACACCCTGACGCTGCCGATAGATTTGGTGACGCCGGA